A section of the Anabaena cylindrica PCC 7122 genome encodes:
- the ispF gene encoding 2-C-methyl-D-erythritol 2,4-cyclodiphosphate synthase — translation MNIRIGNGYDIHRLVSDRNLILGGIHIPHELGLLGHSDADVLTHAIMDAMLGALSLGDIGHYFPPTDPQWAGADSLVLLTQVHQLIRDQGWKIGNIDSVIVAERPKLKPHISKMRDKLAAVLEVEPNQIGVKATTNEKLGPTGREEGICAYAVVLLVAGD, via the coding sequence ATGAACATCAGAATTGGTAACGGGTACGATATTCACAGATTGGTGAGCGATCGCAATTTAATTTTAGGCGGTATTCACATTCCCCACGAACTCGGTTTGTTAGGACACAGTGACGCTGATGTGCTAACTCATGCCATCATGGACGCAATGCTAGGCGCTTTATCTTTGGGGGATATTGGTCATTATTTCCCCCCCACAGATCCTCAATGGGCTGGGGCTGATAGTCTTGTACTATTAACCCAAGTACACCAGCTAATTCGTGACCAAGGTTGGAAAATCGGCAATATTGATTCTGTCATTGTTGCAGAACGTCCTAAATTAAAACCCCATATTTCTAAAATGCGGGATAAGTTAGCAGCAGTTTTAGAAGTAGAACCAAATCAAATCGGTGTGAAAGCTACCACTAATGAAAAATTGGGACCAACAGGCAGAGAAGAAGGTATTTGTGCTTATGCTGTGGTTTTGTTGGTAGCGGGTGATTAA
- a CDS encoding NUDIX hydrolase, whose amino-acid sequence MIQSTRSLWHFGQTVLGIIFRHPITGTSVIPILPDGRIVLIRRRDDGCWSLPGGMVDWGEDIPNAVRRELMEETGLELLKIRRLVGVYSAPDRDPRIHSICIAVEAEVQGEMKVNDSLEVLQIQAFSPSSLPQPQMSHDHARQLQDYLNGLTTLA is encoded by the coding sequence GTGATCCAGTCAACACGTTCTTTATGGCACTTTGGACAAACAGTATTGGGTATTATATTTCGACATCCCATTACTGGTACTAGTGTTATCCCGATTTTACCTGATGGTCGAATTGTGCTAATTCGACGGCGAGATGATGGTTGCTGGTCTTTACCTGGTGGTATGGTGGATTGGGGAGAGGATATTCCTAACGCAGTCCGTCGGGAGTTAATGGAGGAAACCGGACTTGAGTTGTTGAAAATTCGGCGTTTGGTTGGTGTTTACTCTGCACCAGATCGAGATCCTAGAATTCATTCAATTTGTATTGCAGTTGAAGCAGAAGTACAAGGAGAAATGAAGGTTAATGACTCCTTAGAAGTATTGCAAATTCAAGCTTTTTCTCCTAGTTCCCTACCTCAACCACAGATGTCTCATGACCATGCTCGCCAGTTACAAGACTATTTAAATGGTTTAACAACATTGGCATAA
- a CDS encoding diflavin flavoprotein has product MVLLTDKHEGQGNPAPEKRLTIQTVEIAEDTTAIRSLDWDRDRFDIEFGLQNGTTYNSFLIRGEQIALVDTSHEKFRQLYFDTLTGLINPEDINFLIISHTEPDHSGLVKDLLQMAPDITVVGSKVAIQFLEDLVHRPFKRRIVKNGDRLDLGNGHEFEFVIAPNLHWPDTIFSFDHKTQTLFTCDAFGLHYCTESTFDDDLAAIEEDFKYYYDCLMGPNSRSVLSAMKRMAELKTIKMIATGHGPLLYHNVEELTGRYRSWSQGQTKAETPVGIFYVSEYGYSDRLAQSIANGITKTGVAVEMIDLGGAVDLQELRELVGRCTGIVVGMPPATENPTIQAALSTVLGSAKEKQAIGIFETGGGNDEPTYPILNKFRSAGLNVAFPVIEIRETPTENTFKKCEEAGTDLGQWVTRDKSIKAMKSLGADLDKALGRISGGLYIITAKKGDVSSAMLASWVSQASFKPLGFSIAVAKDRAIESLMQVGDRFVLNVLEEGNYQPLMKHFLKRFAPGADRFEGVKTQPAENGAPILGDALAYMECEVVSRMDCGDHWAVFSTVYAGRVSNPDALTAVHHRKVGNHY; this is encoded by the coding sequence ATGGTGTTACTCACCGATAAACATGAAGGGCAGGGAAATCCAGCCCCAGAAAAACGTCTCACCATACAGACTGTTGAAATTGCTGAAGATACGACGGCGATTAGGTCTTTGGATTGGGATCGCGATCGCTTTGATATTGAGTTTGGTCTACAAAACGGTACAACATACAACTCTTTTCTGATTCGTGGTGAGCAAATTGCTTTAGTCGATACGTCTCACGAAAAGTTTCGTCAGCTCTATTTTGATACACTCACGGGTTTAATCAATCCTGAAGACATAAATTTTTTAATAATCAGCCATACAGAACCAGACCACAGCGGCTTGGTTAAAGATTTGCTGCAAATGGCTCCTGATATTACTGTAGTCGGTTCTAAGGTGGCGATTCAGTTTTTAGAAGATTTGGTACATCGACCTTTTAAACGGCGAATTGTCAAAAATGGAGATCGCTTGGATTTAGGAAATGGTCATGAATTTGAATTCGTCATTGCCCCTAATTTACACTGGCCTGACACCATTTTCAGCTTTGACCACAAAACCCAAACTCTCTTCACTTGCGATGCTTTTGGCTTGCATTACTGCACAGAAAGCACCTTTGATGATGACTTGGCTGCAATTGAAGAAGATTTTAAATATTACTACGATTGCTTGATGGGGCCAAATTCCCGTTCCGTGTTGTCGGCGATGAAGCGGATGGCAGAATTGAAAACTATCAAGATGATTGCTACTGGACACGGGCCGTTACTCTACCACAATGTCGAGGAACTAACGGGACGTTATCGCAGTTGGAGTCAAGGGCAAACCAAGGCCGAAACACCAGTAGGGATATTTTACGTTTCCGAGTATGGCTATAGCGATCGCTTGGCGCAATCAATCGCCAATGGTATCACTAAAACTGGCGTAGCGGTGGAAATGATAGATTTGGGTGGAGCAGTTGATTTACAAGAGTTGCGGGAACTGGTAGGACGCTGTACAGGTATAGTTGTGGGAATGCCCCCAGCCACTGAAAACCCTACAATTCAAGCTGCACTAAGCACCGTTTTAGGTTCTGCCAAAGAAAAACAAGCGATCGGTATTTTTGAAACCGGTGGTGGAAATGATGAACCCACTTACCCAATTTTAAATAAATTCCGATCTGCGGGTTTAAATGTTGCTTTCCCCGTAATTGAAATTCGGGAAACACCAACAGAAAACACTTTCAAAAAATGCGAAGAAGCCGGAACCGACTTAGGACAGTGGGTAACAAGAGATAAAAGCATCAAAGCCATGAAATCTCTTGGTGCTGACTTAGATAAAGCCTTGGGGAGAATTAGCGGCGGTTTATATATCATCACAGCCAAAAAAGGCGATGTATCTAGCGCCATGTTAGCTTCTTGGGTAAGTCAAGCCAGCTTTAAACCATTAGGGTTTTCCATCGCTGTAGCCAAAGACCGAGCAATTGAATCACTTATGCAAGTAGGCGATCGCTTCGTTCTCAACGTATTAGAAGAAGGTAACTATCAACCATTAATGAAACACTTCTTAAAACGATTCGCCCCCGGTGCAGATCGTTTTGAAGGAGTCAAAACCCAACCAGCAGAAAACGGTGCGCCCATTTTAGGTGATGCCCTAGCATACATGGAATGTGAAGTAGTCAGCAGAATGGACTGCGGCGATCATTGGGCAGTATTCAGCACAGTTTACGCTGGAAGAGTATCAAATCCTGACGCACTTACAGCAGTACACCATCGCAAAGTCGGAAACCACTATTAA
- a CDS encoding cyanophycinase: protein MQQLKAKSLEMRTPQATKTAVLVIGGAEDKVHGREILRTFVARAGASKAYITIIPSASREPAIIGGRYIRIFEEMGAEKVEILDIREREQCENPQIKASLEACTGVFLTGGDQLRLCGVLSDTPAMEIIRQRVRAGQLTLAGTSAGAAVMGHHMIAGGGSGEAPNRSLVDMATGLGFIPEVVVDQHFHNRNRMGRLISAIAAHPDRLGIGIDEDTCAVFERDGWLQVMGKGSVTIVDPTELTHTNEPHVSANEPLTVHNLRLHILSYGDRFHLYQRTVLPAVHRISS from the coding sequence ATGCAGCAATTAAAAGCTAAATCGCTGGAAATGAGGACACCCCAAGCAACTAAAACCGCTGTTCTAGTTATCGGAGGCGCAGAAGACAAAGTTCACGGACGCGAAATCCTGCGGACTTTTGTTGCTCGTGCCGGTGCTAGCAAGGCGTATATTACAATTATTCCATCAGCCTCCCGTGAACCGGCCATTATCGGTGGTCGGTATATTCGCATATTTGAAGAAATGGGTGCTGAAAAAGTTGAGATTTTAGACATTCGAGAACGGGAACAATGCGAAAACCCACAGATTAAAGCATCCTTAGAAGCCTGTACAGGGGTGTTTTTAACAGGGGGAGATCAATTACGTCTCTGTGGTGTCCTGTCAGACACACCAGCTATGGAAATTATCCGGCAGCGGGTAAGGGCTGGACAATTGACTTTAGCCGGTACAAGTGCAGGAGCAGCAGTGATGGGACATCACATGATTGCTGGTGGTGGGAGTGGTGAAGCACCCAATCGTTCCCTAGTTGATATGGCAACAGGTTTGGGATTCATTCCTGAAGTTGTTGTTGATCAGCACTTTCACAACCGAAATCGTATGGGACGTTTAATTAGTGCGATCGCAGCACACCCCGATCGTCTAGGCATTGGCATTGATGAAGACACTTGTGCTGTATTTGAACGTGACGGTTGGTTGCAAGTCATGGGCAAAGGCAGCGTCACAATTGTTGATCCCACGGAACTTACCCATACCAACGAACCTCATGTCAGTGCCAATGAACCCTTAACCGTTCACAATTTACGCTTACATATCCTCAGTTACGGAGATCGTTTCCATCTTTACCAACGGACTGTTTTACCTGCTGTGCATCGGATCTCCAGCTGA
- a CDS encoding alpha/beta fold hydrolase: MDILFRNSRRKLSQGLLFWLEVGEGTPVIFLHGAWNDSNQWVTVMRLLSQDIHCLTPDLLGFGESENPNIHHSIDLQVDCLAELLQAVKLEKVYLVGDSIGAWIAASYALKYPEQVSGLVLLEPEGVGVAGQEQHWQKMQQLFNCSPMVVKILRLLKPLIKLIGWEQKITEDLQLRQKLLQYPTACQLLFNRKQVEIEAELLQNRLYSLEVPCLILQGGQDTANALAKSNTYGRLISKAELKIIAHAENNLPESCAGVVAGYIRDFVKENL, translated from the coding sequence ATGGATATACTATTTCGTAACTCCCGGAGAAAACTTTCTCAAGGGCTATTGTTCTGGCTCGAAGTTGGTGAAGGAACTCCAGTAATTTTTTTGCATGGTGCTTGGAATGATAGTAATCAATGGGTAACAGTCATGCGATTACTTTCTCAAGATATCCATTGCTTAACACCTGATTTATTAGGTTTTGGTGAATCAGAAAATCCTAATATTCACCATTCAATAGATTTACAAGTAGATTGTTTAGCTGAATTACTCCAAGCTGTGAAATTAGAAAAAGTCTATTTAGTAGGAGATTCCATTGGGGCTTGGATTGCAGCTAGTTATGCTTTAAAATATCCAGAACAAGTATCTGGTTTGGTACTGTTAGAACCAGAGGGTGTAGGGGTAGCAGGACAAGAACAGCATTGGCAAAAAATGCAGCAATTGTTTAATTGTTCACCAATGGTAGTTAAAATTTTACGCTTACTAAAGCCTTTAATTAAATTAATTGGTTGGGAACAAAAAATTACTGAAGACTTACAACTAAGACAAAAATTGTTGCAATATCCTACAGCTTGTCAGTTATTATTTAACCGAAAGCAAGTAGAAATTGAGGCAGAATTATTACAAAATCGTTTGTACTCTCTAGAAGTACCTTGTTTAATTTTGCAAGGTGGTCAAGATACAGCAAATGCTTTAGCTAAAAGTAATACTTATGGGCGACTAATTTCTAAAGCTGAGTTAAAGATAATTGCCCATGCAGAAAATAATTTACCTGAATCTTGTGCTGGGGTTGTGGCTGGATATATTCGGGATTTTGTCAAGGAAAACTTGTAA
- the larB gene encoding nickel pincer cofactor biosynthesis protein LarB, producing the protein MTQPEALRSLLAAVANGKISPDRAFDSLKDLHYESVGDFAKIDHHRQLRTGFPEVIWGQGKTPDQIAQIMEVMRQRGSVVMATRIEPAIYATLQQQVKELQYYEMARICAISPANIEPKFTGTITILSAGTADLPVAEEAAVTAELSGFRVQRLWDVGVAGIHRLLNNRHVIDSASVLIVVAGMEGALPSVVAGLADCPVIAVPTSIGYGASFSGLAPLLTMLNSCAAGIGVVNIDNGFGAAVLAGQILRTAEKLSLASQKCES; encoded by the coding sequence GTGACTCAACCTGAAGCTTTGCGATCGCTCTTAGCAGCCGTCGCCAATGGTAAAATCAGCCCAGATAGGGCATTCGACTCACTTAAGGACTTACACTATGAATCCGTAGGTGACTTTGCCAAAATTGACCACCACCGTCAATTAAGAACCGGATTTCCAGAAGTGATTTGGGGACAGGGTAAAACACCTGATCAAATTGCTCAAATTATGGAAGTCATGCGTCAACGCGGTTCTGTAGTCATGGCAACCCGAATTGAACCAGCCATTTATGCCACGCTGCAACAGCAAGTAAAAGAACTGCAATACTATGAGATGGCGAGAATTTGTGCCATTAGTCCTGCCAATATTGAACCAAAATTCACCGGCACAATTACTATACTTTCAGCGGGTACAGCCGATTTACCCGTAGCCGAAGAAGCCGCAGTTACAGCCGAACTTTCGGGTTTCCGTGTCCAGCGTCTCTGGGATGTCGGTGTAGCCGGAATTCACCGTTTATTAAATAACCGTCACGTAATTGATTCCGCATCAGTATTAATTGTGGTAGCAGGAATGGAAGGGGCTTTACCTAGTGTGGTTGCAGGTTTGGCTGATTGTCCCGTAATTGCTGTTCCCACCAGTATCGGTTATGGTGCAAGTTTTTCGGGTTTAGCACCTCTACTAACAATGCTCAACTCTTGTGCAGCTGGTATAGGTGTAGTTAACATTGATAATGGCTTTGGTGCAGCAGTTCTCGCAGGGCAAATCCTCCGAACTGCTGAAAAATTGAGCTTGGCATCACAGAAATGTGAAAGTTGA
- a CDS encoding pantothenate kinase: MNENRWLALMIGNSRLHWALFINQTLHSTWHTPHISESDIQQLAQTNTFPLSPSSSIPIFLSPHLTITLVLASVVPSQTQLWQTYPNVRLISLNNIPLQGMYPTLGIDRALALYGAGKKWGFPILVIDAGTALTFTGADANQRLIGGAILPGLGLQLTTLGQKTGQLPLLKTSEIIELPPRFAMNTPEAIQSGVIYTLLAGIKDFVESWLSLFPDSKIVITGGDSNLLTTYLKARFPDIAARLIAETNLIFLGMAKILFGNS, encoded by the coding sequence GTGAACGAAAACCGTTGGTTAGCATTGATGATTGGTAATTCCCGCTTGCATTGGGCTTTATTTATCAACCAAACTCTCCACTCAACCTGGCATACACCTCATATATCAGAGTCTGATATACAACAGTTAGCTCAAACAAATACTTTTCCTCTCTCACCATCTTCTTCTATCCCCATCTTCCTCTCTCCCCATCTCACCATCACTCTCGTTTTAGCCTCCGTAGTTCCTAGTCAAACACAACTTTGGCAAACTTACCCCAATGTCCGTTTAATTAGCTTAAACAACATCCCCCTCCAGGGTATGTATCCCACTCTAGGAATTGACCGCGCCCTGGCTTTATATGGAGCCGGCAAAAAATGGGGTTTTCCCATATTAGTGATTGATGCCGGCACAGCACTGACTTTTACAGGTGCAGATGCTAATCAGCGTTTAATTGGAGGCGCGATTTTGCCAGGTTTAGGTTTACAATTAACAACACTCGGTCAAAAAACCGGACAATTACCATTATTAAAAACCAGTGAAATCATAGAATTACCACCACGGTTTGCCATGAACACACCAGAAGCAATTCAAAGTGGAGTAATTTACACATTATTAGCAGGAATTAAAGATTTTGTTGAATCTTGGTTGTCTTTATTTCCTGACAGCAAAATCGTAATTACCGGAGGAGATAGTAATTTGTTAACAACCTATTTAAAAGCCAGATTTCCAGACATAGCAGCAAGGTTAATTGCCGAGACAAATTTGATTTTTTTAGGAATGGCAAAAATCTTATTTGGGAATAGTTAA
- a CDS encoding type II toxin-antitoxin system VapC family toxin — protein MSEITEPKSRVILLDTHPLSKVTHPKIDPKVQQWLKSLGDNKTVIRVPEIADYELRRELIREDKKKSLDRLDALSQTFLIPITPETMRKAAELWAWVRNQGKPTASNDSLDGDVILAAQAIMQLKSFDEVIVVTTNLKHISRFASEGISVEDWQQTLDNVV, from the coding sequence ATGAGTGAAATTACAGAACCAAAGAGTAGAGTTATCTTGTTAGATACTCATCCACTGAGCAAAGTAACCCATCCTAAAATAGATCCAAAAGTACAGCAGTGGTTGAAATCTTTAGGAGATAATAAAACTGTAATACGTGTGCCAGAAATAGCTGACTACGAGCTTCGACGTGAACTAATCAGAGAAGATAAGAAAAAGAGTTTAGATCGTCTTGATGCACTCAGCCAAACTTTTCTTATTCCCATAACTCCTGAAACAATGCGAAAAGCAGCAGAGTTATGGGCATGGGTAAGAAACCAGGGAAAACCCACAGCAAGTAATGACAGTTTAGACGGTGATGTTATTCTTGCTGCTCAGGCAATTATGCAACTAAAGAGTTTTGATGAAGTCATTGTTGTGACAACAAATTTAAAACACATATCACGATTTGCAAGCGAAGGAATATCTGTCGAAGATTGGCAGCAAACTTTAGATAATGTTGTTTAA
- the trmD gene encoding tRNA (guanosine(37)-N1)-methyltransferase TrmD has protein sequence MRFDIVTLFPDCFSSVLSSGLLSKALTKQIAQVHLVNPRDFTTDKHRKVDDEPYGGGVGMLMKPDPIFAAVESLPTLPRREVILMSPQGQTINQPLLRELATNYDQLIVICGHYEGVDDRVLNLVTREVSLGDFILTGGEIPAMALINGVVRLLPGTVGKVESLKAESFEEGLLDFPQYTRPANFRGWKVPDVLLSGNHAEIAKWRFQQQIQRTASRRPDLLEQWQQEKQGSREQGAGEQGEH, from the coding sequence GTGCGTTTTGATATAGTTACGCTTTTTCCTGACTGTTTTAGCTCGGTTCTGAGTTCCGGTCTTTTGAGTAAAGCCCTCACCAAACAGATTGCCCAAGTGCATTTGGTTAATCCTAGGGATTTTACAACTGATAAGCATCGGAAGGTCGATGATGAACCCTACGGTGGGGGTGTAGGGATGCTGATGAAGCCTGATCCCATTTTTGCGGCTGTGGAGTCACTGCCGACTTTACCCCGCCGAGAAGTGATTTTAATGAGTCCTCAAGGTCAAACCATAAATCAACCTCTGTTGCGCGAATTGGCGACCAATTACGACCAATTGATAGTGATTTGTGGACATTATGAAGGGGTGGACGACAGGGTACTAAATTTAGTCACTCGTGAGGTGTCTTTGGGTGATTTTATTCTGACTGGTGGAGAAATTCCGGCTATGGCTTTGATTAATGGGGTGGTGCGTCTGCTACCGGGAACGGTTGGTAAGGTGGAATCTCTCAAAGCCGAAAGTTTTGAGGAGGGGTTGTTAGATTTTCCCCAGTACACTCGTCCAGCCAATTTTCGGGGTTGGAAAGTCCCAGATGTGCTGTTGAGTGGAAATCATGCGGAAATTGCTAAGTGGCGTTTCCAACAACAAATTCAACGTACCGCTTCCCGTCGTCCCGATTTGCTGGAACAATGGCAACAGGAGAAGCAAGGGAGCAGGGAGCAGGGAGCAGGGGAGCAGGGTGAACATTAA
- a CDS encoding ABC transporter substrate-binding protein produces MSTTKKISNSIKRFFLLITILSFTAISITACNPTKLKSDAAQVPQLVTSILSDPKTFNYALNSDANNIFGYTYEGLISQNPLTGKLEPNLAESWQVSEDKLKITFTLRDNLKWSDGQPLTADDVVFSYNDIYLNEAIPTNVRDILRIGKDGKFPTIKKIDKRRVEFSIPEPFRPFLQNSGVPILPAHALRESIQTKDQDGKPKFLTKWGVDTPPEELIVNGPYKLERYDTSQRVIFRRNPYYWRKDAQGNPQPYIQRIIWQIVESTDTSLLQFRSGGLDAVGVTPDYFSLLKVQEKQGNFSIENGGPSTSTSFVLFNLNKGKRAGKPLIDPIKSRWFNSVEFRQAIAYAIDRKTMINNTFRGLGKTQDSPISVQSPYYLSPEKGLKVYNYNLEKAKQLLLKAGFKYNAQNQLEDAEGNRVRFALLTNAGNKIREAMGSQIKQDLSKIGIQVDFTPLAWNTFVDKLSNTLDWEASLLGLTGGLEPNDGANVWSPEGGLHMFNQKPQPGQKPIEGWEVSPWEEKIHALYIQGAQEFDEAKVKEIYAESQRLTQENLPFIYLVNSYSMTAIRNRFEGLQYSALGGAFWNIHEIKITE; encoded by the coding sequence ATGTCAACTACTAAAAAAATATCCAATTCCATAAAACGCTTTTTTTTACTCATAACTATCCTGTCATTTACAGCAATTTCAATTACTGCTTGCAACCCAACTAAACTGAAAAGTGACGCTGCTCAAGTTCCCCAATTAGTAACTAGCATTCTCAGTGACCCAAAAACATTTAACTATGCTCTTAATTCAGATGCTAACAATATTTTCGGATACACTTACGAGGGATTAATTAGCCAAAATCCACTCACGGGTAAACTTGAACCAAATTTAGCAGAATCCTGGCAGGTTTCTGAGGACAAATTAAAGATTACTTTTACGCTGCGCGATAATTTAAAATGGTCTGATGGACAACCACTCACCGCTGATGACGTTGTATTTTCTTATAACGACATTTATTTGAATGAAGCCATACCAACAAATGTTAGAGATATTTTGAGAATTGGTAAAGATGGCAAATTTCCCACTATTAAAAAAATTGATAAAAGACGGGTTGAATTTAGCATACCAGAACCTTTTAGACCTTTTCTGCAAAACTCTGGTGTACCTATTTTACCTGCTCATGCCTTACGAGAATCTATACAAACTAAAGACCAAGACGGAAAACCTAAATTTCTCACAAAATGGGGTGTTGATACTCCTCCAGAAGAATTAATTGTTAATGGCCCTTATAAACTGGAGCGCTACGATACAAGTCAACGTGTAATTTTCCGACGTAATCCTTATTATTGGCGTAAAGATGCTCAAGGTAATCCCCAACCTTATATTCAACGTATTATCTGGCAAATTGTCGAATCAACAGATACTTCATTACTGCAATTTCGTTCTGGAGGATTAGATGCTGTAGGGGTGACACCTGATTACTTTTCTTTACTAAAAGTCCAAGAAAAACAAGGTAATTTCTCCATTGAAAATGGTGGTCCATCTACTAGTACTAGTTTTGTGCTTTTTAATTTGAACAAAGGTAAAAGAGCAGGTAAGCCACTTATCGACCCTATAAAGTCACGTTGGTTTAATAGTGTAGAATTTCGGCAAGCTATAGCCTATGCTATTGACCGAAAAACCATGATCAATAATACGTTTCGTGGTTTGGGTAAAACACAAGATTCTCCAATCTCTGTCCAAAGTCCCTATTATCTTTCTCCAGAAAAAGGGCTAAAAGTTTACAATTACAATCTAGAAAAAGCGAAGCAATTATTACTTAAAGCCGGCTTTAAATATAATGCTCAAAATCAACTGGAAGATGCTGAAGGAAACCGTGTGAGGTTTGCTTTGCTTACTAATGCAGGTAACAAAATTAGGGAAGCAATGGGTTCGCAAATTAAACAAGACTTGAGCAAAATAGGTATCCAAGTTGATTTTACACCTTTGGCATGGAATACTTTTGTAGATAAACTTTCTAATACTTTAGATTGGGAAGCATCTTTGCTAGGTTTGACTGGAGGTTTAGAACCAAATGATGGTGCTAATGTTTGGTCTCCTGAAGGTGGATTACATATGTTTAATCAGAAACCACAACCAGGACAAAAACCGATAGAAGGTTGGGAAGTTTCACCTTGGGAAGAAAAAATTCATGCACTTTATATTCAAGGCGCACAGGAGTTTGATGAAGCCAAAGTTAAAGAAATTTATGCCGAAAGTCAACGATTAACACAGGAGAATTTACCATTTATTTACTTAGTGAATTCCTATTCTATGACAGCTATCAGGAATCGCTTTGAAGGTTTACAATATTCTGCGCTTGGTGGTGCATTCTGGAACATTCATGAGATTAAAATTACTGAATAG
- the argH gene encoding argininosuccinate lyase: MTEKQTWSQRFESALHPAIARFNASISFDIQLIEYDITGSQAHAKMLAHTGIISPEEGEELVTGLEQVRQEYQQGKFQPGIDAEDVHFAVEKRLTEIVGDVGKKLHTARSRNDQVGTDTRLYLRDQITQIRQYLREFQTVLLEIAEKNVETLIPGYTHLQRAQPVSLAHHLLAYFQMAQRDGERLGDVYKRVNISPLGCGALAGTTFPIDRHYTAKLLDFDSVYANSLDGVSDRDFAIEFLCAASLIMVHLSRLSEEVILWSSEEFRFVTLKDSCATGSSIMPQKKNPDVPELVRGKTGRVFGHLQAMLVIMKGLPLAYNKDLQEDKEGIFDSVNTVKACLEAMTILLREGLEFRTQRLAQAVTEDFSNATDVADYLAARGVPFREAYNMVGKVVKTSIAAGKLLKDLTLAEWQQIHPAFAADIYDAISPRQVVAARNSYGGTGFAQVKQAIIAARTQVNT, translated from the coding sequence ATGACAGAAAAACAAACTTGGAGCCAGCGGTTTGAATCCGCGCTACATCCGGCAATCGCTCGTTTTAATGCCAGTATAAGTTTTGATATTCAACTTATAGAATATGACATCACTGGTTCCCAAGCTCATGCTAAAATGCTGGCTCATACAGGGATTATTTCTCCAGAAGAAGGAGAAGAATTAGTTACAGGTTTAGAACAAGTCCGCCAAGAATACCAACAAGGCAAATTTCAGCCGGGTATTGATGCTGAAGATGTGCATTTTGCCGTAGAAAAACGACTGACTGAAATTGTTGGCGATGTTGGTAAAAAGCTACATACTGCCCGTTCTCGTAATGACCAAGTAGGTACTGATACCAGACTCTACCTCCGCGACCAAATTACCCAAATTCGTCAGTATTTACGGGAATTTCAAACTGTATTACTGGAAATAGCCGAAAAAAATGTTGAAACTCTGATTCCTGGCTATACTCACCTGCAACGCGCTCAACCAGTGAGTTTAGCCCACCATCTGTTGGCGTACTTTCAAATGGCACAACGTGATGGGGAACGCTTGGGAGACGTTTATAAACGAGTGAATATCTCTCCTTTGGGTTGCGGTGCTTTAGCGGGAACTACTTTTCCCATTGACAGACACTACACAGCAAAACTATTAGATTTTGATAGTGTTTATGCTAACAGTTTGGATGGAGTGAGCGATCGCGATTTTGCGATCGAATTTCTTTGTGCAGCAAGTTTGATCATGGTTCACCTCAGCCGTCTCTCAGAAGAAGTGATCCTCTGGTCATCAGAAGAATTTCGCTTTGTCACCCTCAAAGATAGCTGTGCCACAGGTTCCAGCATCATGCCCCAAAAGAAAAATCCCGACGTTCCCGAATTAGTGCGCGGGAAAACAGGACGTGTATTTGGTCATCTCCAAGCCATGTTGGTGATTATGAAAGGGCTACCCCTGGCATATAATAAAGACCTACAAGAAGACAAAGAAGGCATATTTGACAGCGTTAACACAGTTAAAGCCTGTTTAGAAGCCATGACAATTTTACTGCGGGAAGGTTTAGAATTTCGCACCCAACGCCTTGCACAAGCAGTCACAGAAGACTTTTCTAATGCCACCGATGTTGCAGATTATTTAGCTGCAAGGGGAGTACCTTTCCGGGAGGCGTACAACATGGTGGGCAAAGTTGTGAAAACCAGTATCGCCGCAGGTAAATTACTCAAAGACTTGACATTGGCAGAATGGCAACAAATACACCCAGCATTTGCAGCCGATATTTATGATGCAATATCCCCTCGTCAAGTAGTTGCAGCCCGCAACAGCTACGGTGGTACTGGTTTTGCCCAAGTCAAGCAAGCTATCATCGCAGCCCGTACTCAAGTCAATACTTAG